In Deinococcota bacterium, a single window of DNA contains:
- a CDS encoding type II toxin-antitoxin system VapC family toxin: MPQRVLLDTHVLLHWLWRDPRLSDRHRRVCEAAGEDAPLWLSEVTLWEIAMLYSLRRIRLDVPLRDFLEQATSPPLVQRVRISPAIAAEVAALPDSFHRDPADRLIVASARVLGATLLTQDVKIIDAKLVPTMS; this comes from the coding sequence ATGCCCCAGAGGGTACTGCTCGATACCCATGTCCTCCTTCACTGGCTGTGGCGAGACCCGCGCCTCTCCGACCGGCATAGACGCGTTTGTGAAGCTGCGGGTGAGGATGCGCCTCTTTGGCTGTCAGAGGTCACGCTGTGGGAGATCGCGATGCTCTACAGTTTGCGGCGTATCCGCCTTGACGTGCCCCTGCGAGATTTTTTAGAGCAGGCAACCTCTCCTCCACTCGTGCAGCGCGTTCGTATCTCGCCCGCCATTGCCGCCGAGGTCGCGGCGCTGCCTGATAGCTTTCACCGCGACCCCGCCGACCGCCTCATCGTCGCCTCGGCGCGTGTGCTTGGTGCGACCCTGCTGACGCAAGACGTAAAAATCATCGACGCCAAGCTCGTGCCGACGATGAGCTGA
- a CDS encoding type II toxin-antitoxin system Phd/YefM family antitoxin: MKRVSATEFKAKCLAILDEVKRTGEPVTILKRGKPVAQLVPPLPRTETYPQYNLIGTGEIVGDIIEPAVPAEDWDAVRGEL, from the coding sequence ATGAAAAGGGTGAGCGCCACCGAGTTTAAAGCGAAGTGCTTGGCTATCCTGGATGAAGTCAAGCGGACGGGTGAGCCCGTGACCATTCTCAAGCGCGGCAAGCCCGTCGCGCAGCTCGTGCCCCCCCTGCCTCGCACGGAGACCTATCCCCAGTACAACCTTATCGGCACGGGTGAGATCGTAGGAGATATCATCGAGCCCGCCGTTCCAGCCGAAGACTGGGACGCGGTGCGCGGCGAGCTTTGA
- a CDS encoding S-adenosyl-l-methionine hydroxide adenosyltransferase family protein translates to MHHPLLASRISHPLRGLALVLYLFLGTMAFAQRPTLVFMTDFGLGDGAVAAMKGVAHGVSSEIAMFDLTHEISPFDIWQGAFRLQQTASYWPEGTVFVTVVDPGVGTERNSVVVRTETGHFFVTPDNGTLTLVMETMGLDEARLIDEETNRLEGSEDSHTFFGRDVFAYTAARLAAGEITFEEVGPVLEGELVALPYQRAEVDVAAGVARGSVPILDSQYGNVWSNIDQALFEELGVALGEEVLVVIRGGDEEVFRGTMPYVHTFGDVAEGDELLYLNSLLQLSVAINFGNFAETHGVTAGQDWSMEVHRLED, encoded by the coding sequence ATGCATCATCCGCTTTTGGCAAGCCGTATCTCTCACCCTCTGCGAGGGCTGGCCTTGGTCCTCTACTTGTTTCTGGGCACCATGGCGTTCGCGCAGCGACCCACCTTGGTCTTCATGACCGACTTCGGCCTCGGCGACGGCGCGGTGGCGGCGATGAAGGGCGTCGCCCACGGGGTCTCCTCTGAGATCGCCATGTTCGACCTGACCCACGAGATAAGCCCCTTCGACATCTGGCAGGGCGCCTTTCGGCTTCAGCAGACGGCGAGCTACTGGCCCGAGGGCACGGTCTTCGTGACGGTGGTGGATCCCGGCGTGGGTACCGAGCGCAACTCGGTGGTGGTGAGGACGGAGACCGGGCACTTTTTCGTGACGCCCGACAACGGCACGCTGACGCTGGTGATGGAAACGATGGGCCTGGACGAGGCGCGCCTCATCGACGAGGAGACGAACCGCTTGGAGGGCTCGGAGGACTCGCACACCTTTTTCGGCCGCGACGTCTTCGCCTACACGGCGGCCCGGCTGGCGGCGGGTGAAATCACCTTCGAGGAGGTCGGCCCGGTCTTGGAGGGCGAGCTCGTCGCGCTCCCCTACCAGCGCGCCGAAGTCGACGTGGCGGCGGGCGTGGCGCGCGGCAGCGTCCCCATCCTCGACTCGCAGTACGGCAACGTCTGGAGCAACATCGACCAGGCGCTCTTTGAAGAGCTCGGCGTCGCGCTCGGCGAGGAGGTCCTAGTCGTCATCCGAGGCGGCGACGAGGAGGTCTTTCGCGGCACCATGCCCTACGTCCATACCTTTGGCGACGTGGCCGAGGGCGACGAGCTGCTCTACCTGAACAGCCTCCTTCAGCTCTCGGTGGCCATCAACTTCGGCAACTTCGCCGAGACCCACGGTG